CACCCGGTTGTTCCGCCAGTTGCCGTCGATGTGGTCGACCTCCAAGGGCAGAGGGTGTCCCTGCCAGGTTCCTGCGGCTCCGCAACCGGTGCAGCGTTCATCGGCCCCGAGGAGCATCAGGGCTCTCTTCAAACGGCTGCTCTGCTCGCGGCGGGCCGTGGCGGGGTCCTGTTCGACGAGAAGCTCCTCCAGAGTGCGATGCCGTCGGCCCTTCGACGAACGTGGTGCAGAGGATTCGAAGTGGGAGGTGTCGATCCCCAGGGATTTGACGCGGCGACTGATGTGGGTGTGGTTTCCCCCCACCGCGTTCAGTCCCAGAAGCCGCAATACGCCCACCATGGTTGTCGACGCGGCGACAGCGGGTTCGAGTACCTCCTTGGTCCACCGTGTGTCCTCCCGCTCGAAGTGCGAGGTGGCGATGCCCATCCTTCTCATGCGATCCAGAAGATAGCGCCGGGACCCGCTCCAGGGCGCCAGCCCCAGACTGGTCATGGCCTGGGACATGGTCCGTGACGATGCGGCTGACTCCGAGAGCACCTGATGCGTGTAAGGGCTGACCGGCATTCCTCTTCCTCCCCGTCTGGCCGCGCGTTCGCGGCCTCGTACGGAGCAACGAACCGGTAATCGGATAGGCACGTCCGCTATACGACGAGATGCGGAAGGGCCCGTACCGCTTCGGCGTTCGCCGTGAAGCGGTACGGGCCCTTCCGTACGAGAGCGGGGGGTCAGAACTTCGGGTCCGGCGACTGCGCGTGGACGAGCTCCGCCGCTTCCTCCGGGGTCTCCACCGAGGGCGGGGAGCCGTCGAGGGGCTTCTGGGCGGTCTCCTTCATGCAGGCCACCGAGATCACGCCGACCAGGGCCGCGGCCATCGCGTAGTACGCGGGCATCAGGTTGGTGCCGCTCCAGCTGATCAGGGCGGTGATGACCAGGGGGGTCGTGCCGCCGAAGATCGACGCGGAGAGGTTGTAGCCGACCGAGAGGGAGCCGTACCGGACGTTCGTGGGGAAGAGGGCCGGGAGGGCGGCGGACATGGTGCCGAGCATGCAGAGCAGCGAGAGGCCGAGCATCAGCATGCCGACGCTGATGGCCGGAATGCTGCCCTGTCGGATCAGCAGGAACGAGGGGAGCGAGAGCACCAGGAACCCGAGCATGCCCGCCATCAGCAGCGGCTTGCGGCCGTAGCGGTCGGAGAGCTTGCCGACCTGGCTGATGACCAGCATGAGGAGGACCATCACCA
The DNA window shown above is from Streptomyces sp. NBC_00247 and carries:
- a CDS encoding HNH endonuclease signature motif containing protein translates to MGIATSHFEREDTRWTKEVLEPAVAASTTMVGVLRLLGLNAVGGNHTHISRRVKSLGIDTSHFESSAPRSSKGRRHRTLEELLVEQDPATARREQSSRLKRALMLLGADERCTGCGAAGTWQGHPLPLEVDHIDGNWRNNRVENLRMLCPNCHSTTDSYRGRNKRSQVDRANPSRRSAAGR